The following is a genomic window from Manihot esculenta cultivar AM560-2 chromosome 9, M.esculenta_v8, whole genome shotgun sequence.
CTCCAATttgcttaattaattattgaaagaaaaaaagataaagGTCTAACAAAGcttttattaagattttaatCTTATATTAAGACTCTATTTAGCAATATTAACAGTTttagtaataattaattattttaatagcgAATAGTGATTATGGTAGCggttaattaaatttcatttataaagtgcttttaattactaaatattagtattttaatttttaaaattattattgaatataacccgttaataaaaagaaaagagaaaaggagaAAAGGAGAGGATACAATGTTTATCTTTTGGAGGCaaagattatattatatgaAGTAATAATTTCTTGTATCTTTGTTCTAAATTCTTGATTATTGGTTCTCATCCATTATAATAAGATAGAGAATGATTTTTGTTAGCTAAAGAAACTTTGAAATACTATATAGGCATATATGGTTGTCATTGTATTGGACAACTCAACTCCCTTGAATCCCTAAGTggggagagaaaaaaaaaacctatgaGTTGCTTCTAGATATGAAAGATGATTCCAGCCTCAAAGGTACTCCCAACTCTATAAACTAAAattaagatgttttttatatacTTGTGTATATATTTTACATATGGAGTTTAAAAAGAGAAGAATGGGTTGGAATGCTAAAGTTTGAGTTGTATAAAGCAATACAAACATGAGAGTAGGTCAAGCTGGGTATGTTATAACACCCAATGGAATGATTTGGGTCTAACAAAGCAATAGGGCCATAGGCCTAAAGAATAACTGAATCAATTATTTTGGCCCATTCTACAACCCATATTATTTAAGAATATCAATATTGTATATTATGTCAACATCATTTATGAGTCAAGAATGTCAACATCCAGTAATTCAATGATCGACTAATACATTTTGAATCTAAGTGTCAGATAATGAATTTTGAGCAATTTCAAATTTAGTTGTTCAATCtctcattttattataaaagaaaaaattcttAGATTCAAATGGTTAGAACTAAATTCTAATAGTTTCCCAAAATTAATATAACAAAATGTTAAAATTCATTTCCACGTGCAATGTAATTATACATCTTCGAGTAAAAAAGATTTCAACATTTAATCTTAGACTACATTTTTAATGGGACATAGTGAAacacataaataaaattacGATATCTATTATTCTAtttaattatacataaaaatataataaaataataattctatCACGTAATCATTTAGCAAATAATTAGCATAAActcattataatatataaaacatatatttcatttattcctTCTATTTTTTCATCACTTGTACttccattattattattattattactactattttactattttttatgattattatattataattctatcaCTTGTTCAACATTCATATTCACATCTCATTGAATAGCACAAAAAATGGGAATCTAGGGCTTCTGGCGTCCATAGAAAAAGCAAGGCCATTTTACTATAGGAACAGCAGGAGACGAGAGAaagattttctcttttttttttttttcttttatggtgACCTGAAGGTGAAAGTCTGTTCAGGTCCAGCAACTAAAGTTCACATGCAACATAGCTTTACTATTCCTACACCTTATTCAACACTCTTGCCTTTAACATACTGGCAATTTGGCATATTCACTACAAACAAACCATAGATTGTAGGGCTCTTAGTTGTAAATTGGACTTCCATAACTGCAGCGACTAGTACGATTCTCCTCATAATATGTCATCAAGAATGGCGGAAAACAACAGCCCTTGAACAAACTCACTCCTCTTCGCCTTCTCTTCCTGATCCTTGATTGACAGGGGAGATGACTTCATATTTCTGTTCCCAAAAAACAaatattagatatggttcacaTGGATAAGATCCAAACCAAGTAGTTTGTTTTGCTAAACTACAAGGACTAATAGTAATTTTCTCTAATGTTCGAAAAATTACTATATTACACATTTCAACTGTAAGTAGGACCACAATACACAATAAACATAGAAATTGATCCGCTTAAAAGAAACATGAAAAAATCAGTCTCTGATAATTTCAGTGCAGCAGCATAGGGTCCGCAGAAAGGTGAGAAGTTTTGTGGAAAATGAGAAAGGGAAGGAAAAAGAAAGGCAAGTTAACGCAGTTATCTTTATTTTGATAAGAGGGTGACGGAAAAATGAGAGGGAAACCTTCTATTGTTTGGTTTTGGGTGAAactaagaagaagaaagaaaatgaaagctaTCAGAAGATAAGATAAAGGTAGGgataactaaaaaaaatattaatataaaagagATAAAGCTATAAGGAAATTCCAAATTGTTCCTATTGTCTCATTAATCTTCCCTCCCCAAATATTGAGGTGCAATTGAGGGGAATCGCAGGTTATTGAGTACCTAAAAACACCCGTTCCCCCACCccccaaaaaaagaaaatttaaaccCATGAAACAAAATGATTTGGTTATTTATATGAGTAGGCAAGCTGTAATATCAAATGCAATCCAGCAACAGCAAATACTAAACAATCACAATTTATCATCTAATTTGATAATGCGAAAATTCAAAGCTTCATGCCATGGAAAATATATATTCTCTGAGTATATAAACCCAAAATGCTTAACCAATGAGGTATGGCTTAACAGTTGGAGGCATCTAAAAGATCAGATATTTAGGAAACATGTTGTAGGACATAGGCCATTTTCTAAACATCCACAATAGGCACATCCTCACTTCCGCTGCAGATCATCATCCATAATTTTGATCTCATACCCACACTGAAGAATTTGCAATCTTATAACATCAAGCAGTTGAACTTGCAAATTAAAGATTATGAATATTGCATCAGAACATCCTTATTCTGTTATTCAATCATCCATTAAAGGAAAAATGCCCTCAAGAGATGCTCTTTTGATTACTTGAAGGCATAAACATTGTTACAGTAATGCCAATTATTTTTTCCTTTGATATTGCTCCTAAATATCATATAACCTGGTGGGTCTTATTAATGACCGTGTAAGAGTATATGCATGATATCCTACCATATGACCAATTAAAATGCAGCAGAAAAGTATACAACATAACCAGCTAACATACCGTGCTGAAACATTCTCATCTAAGCTTTTCTTAGCTGAGCTTGTTTCACTTGAAAAAGAAGGTTGAGCACTTCCAAAATCATCAGCCATAGGCAAAATGAATGAAGACAACAGTGGATCAGGTGCTACATTGGTTGAGGAAACTATACATGAAGAACCCCCAAAAAGAGATTGTAGATTTCCTTCTCGCAGCTCTTTCCTCAATAATGTAAGTGTAGAATGATGTCCACCTTTTCGTGATTTCCTCTTCCGCTGCATGTAATCACTTGTTAAGGAAGTCAATGCATTAGGCCACACAAGGATTATATTTTAACACAATGGATTTTTACAGACTAAACTATGCAATCACAATAATGCAGGCTAATAAGACACTTTTGACATATGAAATAACCTATAACATTGGAAACCGTAATGGTTCATCTTTAAGTGAAAAATGAAGTTAAAATGAAAATCACAAGACAATGCCATTCTCAAAAGAAGTTGAATTCCCCAATAATCCATTCAATACAAGGCATCCCTGCTTGTTTTACAGCCAAAGCATCAGAAATAATCATTTCTGCAGAAAGCAAACAAGAAAACCACCCTGTATCACATGTTTCAATATGTCCGACCAGGTTTTgctagaaagaaaaagaaattgacAGTAATACGGAAATATGAAAAGTctagaaagggaaaaaaataggataattttaatttttcaactcTCTCAGATGCACACACATCACACAAAGAGCATCTAAAGGAGTGTGACTTCTAAGCCAGCAATATTGAGGAAGGATATCTTGAATATATTTCCATGTTGTAATGTTATGTGCGCAACCATATCAACCCCCACCCTCATTGCACAAACTGGACAAACCTGTATTAGACAGCACAAATTATAAGCAAAGTTGACCTTCAAAAAGATCTCATCATCAGAAAGAAACATGCATTCATCCATTATTATGTAACAAACAAAAATCTGTTCCTCAAAATACAGTGCCTGATAAATGAAACTTATATACGATAGGAACTTAGTTCTAATATTCCAGAGAACTGGAAAAAAGAATGCTAGTCCTATTAGATACTGTAATCCACCCTATCCTACAACAATATTCATACCAAAGGCTGGAACCACAGCATGATTTATAACAAAGTTCTTAGGTGGGCAGTCAAACCCCATGCCTATCAGCTAAGTTAACCTCAACACAAACTGAAGTCAGCAAAATCAAGGTTCATCTCATTACTAATATTTGTATTTGTATGCATCAAGAGACAAATAAACCAtgtataatatagaaaaaattgATTTCCTAATCATCAAACAGAAGATACTACGGCTAAAGGAATACTACTGCACATGACAATAATGCATAGAATCCAGCtcaacttcataaaacttcaaaggCCAGTTACATATGCAAATTCCTTGGCTGCTCAACTTAACCCAACTTGTTGGAATTCAAGGCTACAAAATCAAGTTGGCTACGCTAATGCAGATATTTTATGAGCCTGAAAACAACTATTTTATATTAACATATAATTTTGGAATCATAACCATGAAGTAGCATTCTGAACCATGCACAAGAGCGTAATACAATATTGGGATTCAGCTATTAAAGGAGATACCCCATTCTTTGCCTCCACAGGATGCTCATCATCAATGTGGCAGCACAAGCCAACAATATCAAAATATTCTGAACAGAATGGGCAAGGAAACTCCTCCCTTATATCATCATCTCCATCAATTTCTT
Proteins encoded in this region:
- the LOC110623446 gene encoding protein DEHYDRATION-INDUCED 19 homolog 3 yields the protein MDADSWSARLSSASKRYQSVLQSRSDMFIGFEEIDGDDDIREEFPCPFCSEYFDIVGLCCHIDDEHPVEAKNGVCPVCAMRVGVDMVAHITLQHGNIFKMQRKRKSRKGGHHSTLTLLRKELREGNLQSLFGGSSCIVSSTNVAPDPLLSSFILPMADDFGSAQPSFSSETSSAKKSLDENVSARNMKSSPLSIKDQEEKAKRSEFVQGLLFSAILDDIL